The genome window TCCATCTTGTTTAAGTAATTTGTAGGTGCAAAATAGAGAAGTTTGAAATACTGAATATCAGGCAGAAAATGAAGGACGCAACAAACAATTGTGTTAAAATGAGACAACGATTAATCATCATGATAtcactttacttttcatgatgGTGTGTTTAGTCACTTGGAGGTGCAAGTTATCTTTGCTTTTGACATATTAACGATTGCCCTCTGAAATGCGCCACTGCTTTGTGAAAAGAGTATAAGGATGAAGAAATAATGattatagtgataatgatactaAATCATATCGATAATGGTAATAAGTATTAATTTACACTGCGTATATCCAATAGCTTATAGCAATATAACATAATTTCTATAatcaaaagaaaggaaaaacagatTAATAAACAAATAACATTATTGTTAAAtgaaaatcttacaaaataaaaaggataTAGAATTTGAACGTTTTATGCAATTACTTTCATCCATTTATCAGTGAATTGTTATATATCAGAGGAATAATAAAACCGAAAACAGCTCTTTCtattcgaacattttttttttcccgcttACAGAAATTGTAAGGTAGCCGGAAATCCTTCGGTAAAATTGTGCAATCTCTCATGTTGTTAGGTAATTACTTCCAATGTGGCATTTTACACTATGAACAGGATTATCCTATTCATACTGGTCACTTTAGCATGAATTCCAGTGTACCTATATGAATtagttttaaaggggatggctagtaactgatcagtgggaatcagtgggaatgctgggggatgattgttccaattcttgtgggattcatttaagagtacattatatatctattgttgtgtgaaaattatttgcttcagaatggtctcatattcaaataatgtgcagtttaatgtttccaggctagcatgcctgtacagtgacggggcattaaactacacattacttgaatatgagaccgttctgaagcaaataattttcacacaacaatagatatataatgtactcttaaatgaatctcacatgaatgggaacaatcatcccccagcattcccactgattcccactgatcagttactagccatcccctttaaagatcTCGACAGAGTGCAGATTGCACCACCTTTTTCGCATTGCCGCCATCATACACACCTTTGCAAGTCCAGCCGCAGACCCGATACCGTTGGCTGAGGACAATTCGATGGCTCTGTACGCGGGATCGTTAAAGACTCCGAACTGTCCAAAAAACACAAAGGTTTTTAAtgctctcttttctttgttattagaTTTTATTTGGCAATGTTTGGGTCCTGCCGTCAGCCAATTTTCCACAACAGATACGTATCATTTTGATGTTTACGTTGTGAAGTAAAGTGGGTAATTATGTAAGGTGAAGTGGAAGatgtaatgataaaaacaatatcaaGGGGTGATTATTGTATTGGTTTTAAATCTACTCGAAGTATATTATGATATCAGCGTATTGCTTAGTCTGGTTTGAATTACTTTAGTTTTAGTttatatttttccattttcgggTAATTGCTCATAAGCAAGGTGTTATTAATGATCATTTCTCTGACAGTCATGCATACTCACACAAATACAGATAATTATACGTATAGTACATGCGTGTGTACACACATAATCATACCGGGTGTGGGGTGTGTTCCCATTTTTTCTTCTGCATTATACAGGTAGAGTGCAGTATTCATATCCAAATATAGATTACGTGTCCACACGTGTCGGACAGGACTGCCTTATATCAACGCTTATAATGCAATGGTATACAGAGAGTGATTGCATACATTCTGGCATGACTAAACCTCTACACATTGTAGTTTATATTCCATGCAAATGACTTTCGtggcggtttttttttaagttgacgCTAAGAATGTTCTCTTCTGATCATCATCTTGAATTAACCaaacaacaaaggaaaacattgaAAGACGTATAAAAACACAATAGAAAATGCAATACACTGCCCAGTAAAAGACGTACCGAAATGTATTGATGAACATGTAGAGCAAATAGACAGAACAGACATCTCAACTCTTAACTCAtaatagccccccccccaaaaaaaaaaaaaaaaaaaatgaatgtcaatAATACATTACCTGGTTCAACAAAAATCTTACGGAAATGGGAAAATACGAATTATGTATTATATTGTCGTGTGTACGAAACAGTTCTTTGATAATTTGAGGAATTAAGATAAAACAACGCCCTGTATATAAAGAGAGGAGGGACGTAAGTGGAACAAATAATATGGAGACTCGGGAGTGATGGGGTTAGCTGGTATAGGGCGATCCAGTCGGAGGCTTTTTTTTGTATTGCGACATAATATGACCAGATAATATATAACAATATTGCAGTACGATCTCACATCGAGTTTTTTTGAACAGAAAAAAGTCGAGAGTGTAACAAAGAGCGGGGCAAGAACGCTTGTATACAATCTGCATCCTCGAACTTTgctacattgtgtgtgtgtgtgtgtgtgggggggggggggggggcgaggacgttcatgtgtacatacatctgccatttcattcaaattgtcCAGTATTTCTCCCAAGGAGTTGGTGGCTATCATGTGCTTTAGAACTTGTCTTCCATCCGAAGTCTGTATACTGTCTAGGAATTGCAGCAATACCGGGCGATGGTCTACGAGAAGGCGGGCGACGCGGTGGTTGCTTTCGAATGGAAGACCGATGTGGAAATCTATACCTAAAGGGAAATAGATTTAAACACTGTAATATTAGCAAACAATAATTGTGCATGTGTTCGTGCGAGAGGGTGCTTGTATAGGCATATGGACATTGTACTTTTAAATGCCAAGGATTACAACAAAACAGAGATTGAAGTTTGAACAGTAAATGAGTCCTGAGGACTTGATTATCATGATACACCAAGCtagcgttaaaaaaaaaatcacacaaatttctccctctctctccctctcctttctTTATCTCActtaatcattttattttcttcctctttttaaCACTGTCTACCGTTCCTCGCCTCACTTTTAGGTTTatacagttcgttattctgaaggttcatcaTTCCAAATGATCGTTAATccggaaaatgaaataggttagttcgtccgaaggttcgttagtaagggtgggatttcacggagcacgcgaacgatttgcgaataacgcgaatggcaaaatccagcattcgcattttagtctgcaaaagatcgccaaacagacgtgagggttcggaagcgtcgtcaattgttcgcgaatgtcgttcttacttcggcgagaatttcaaaaaagtttgaaattttttgcgaaccttttccgcacacttagtcgggatttgctcgtgaattgttctcgaaagtgtctttaaagcttcGTCATaggcgcaagaccttcgcaagacacgcgcgatattcgcaaaatgttcgtgaaaccccaaacagactccgaaactttggagaatgtctcgcgtatgttacgcgaaatctgcgaagtttttccgatcattttacgacgtaatcgcaaactgttcgcgtaccttttgagacattctcgcgaacgtttagcgcacgtttgggggatgtatgacctattcGTTTTCTACAAacaaaaatcgtagcatacacctaaacatcaaacaattattaacaactatagtaacaaaagaaattaaagactagcaaagagaaagaaatgtttgatatacacaaaaaaaaatcgcagaatacagttgaaattaatctaaagtatgtaaaatttcatttgaagtatagagattatgtgttggaggaactgcaaaaaaaaaaaaagaaaaaaaaaagatcatatgctttactagtggagatacgtcctaggaaaaaaatgtaggcaagcacacaatagaaaaatgagagaaaaagaaaggagaaaaagaggaaagaaaaaaattcaactcaagacagcttccacctctccttgagtacattttctcccatgattatttaaaattttgcgttgttcgcatttccgtcgcgtgttgttcgtgtacgtaacatgctgtactttagcaatgatacacacgacattcgcacatacgtcgcggaaacttcgcacaaattgcgcaagaatagttttcggcttcattgtcggaaaacattcggagaaaaacttttccgaatgctggattttgtcattcgcgtccttcgcaaatcgttcgcgtgctccgtgaaatcccaccctaagcaCCCTCTtgccattttcggattaacaaaccttcagaacagcgaatcttatttcattttcgggtaAAAATACTCAATGGGGGAATTACGAcccttatttcattatttcagatttacaaaccttcggaataacgataaCGAACCTTATATGATTTTCGTAttaacaattgttttttttttttcattttcggattaatgaccATCTAAACACACCTATTGAGATTGTTTTTCggaaaaacggaccttcggaataacgaaccttctttcattttccaatcaacgaaccttcggaattacgataAACCATTTCGTCCCTTTTCTGAATAAGAACTCAATTTGACTAACTGAACATGTATTAAATCGACATTACCGAAAGGCCCTGCTATCTCCTCTTTGAAAAACTGTCCAAGAGTTCGATGTTGAGGGTCAACTCGCCGCAAAAGCTCATTGGTTAGTGGTCCAAATGTGAAAGCATGGTAACCATGGGTGTGGCCATCATACTTCCATTGTGGCTCTGTTCTGGCCATGAGCTCACCCGCCTTGGCAACGTCTTGTAGCAAGTCCAGGCTCAAACCAGGTGGTGCGGATACAGCAAGCCCCGCCTTAAAACGGTAAGTAAAACTACTTGCAATCATTTGccaatcacatacatgtatcatacatgCCATTATGTAAAAGTGATTCACGTAAGAATGGATTCCATCATTAAGATGTAATAGCACTTCGAAAATTACTATCCTGTACATTGTAAAATTTAGTGTCATTTCTCAATTGCACATTcttttaagtttgtttgttaaagTGTGTTTCAAAAATAAATTAACACTTTAattaaccgcagcagcgaccccattaCTATGTTACAGCTCCCCGCGCCGGGGTTACATTTTAATGTACTCTTTTGTACATAATTTCACCTTACTCTCAGATTTCTATCAATCAGTCACTGTTGTTTCAAGTGAATTTTACTCTTACTTATCAGACTAAGTTATAGATGCGTTAGGAATTTCCCTTTCAGTTTTTTAAGTCTTTTTACCATAACCAGGCCGTTCAAGTTTCCTTATTaaaaacactcaaacaaacaaacaaacaaacaaacagtttaATGACCTTATGCTCCATCATGTGTTTGACAGTAATCTTCTCTTTGCCCTTCTGTGCGAATTCCGGCCAGTAGTGGGCCACTGGTTTGTTGTAGTCCAGCAAACCTCGATCAACAAGCATGGCAATGCACACTGACGCAACTCCTACATCGAGGTAAAGAATGAAACGATAGATACAATACGGGAAATAAGGCTTGTAGTAATAATCTCCTTGATTATTGATAGAGGATTAATCCAGTGACTAAAATGAAGGCAAACTGAAAACTCAACgcttacctaaaaaaaaaaataaataaataaataaataaataacagtCCAGAGGTACAGTTTTACATGGGAGTATGGGGCCGCACCTCCACCCCAGGACAAAGTTGAGACAAAAGGCCGGAGAGAACTAACTTAAAATACTCCGTGAGAATTATCAATGTTCATGGAAAATCAATAGCTTTGCGTAACAATAAGTTCATCTTAAAGTTGTGAAATTCTGccagaataataagaaattggTATGTTGCCAAATCACTCCATCCGCAGCAAGAGACGTCGgggcgacccccccccccccgttccatCTTCGGACTTCGCCTGTGTGACTGTGAGAACGATACTACTCTcttattcaaattagaatgcgTGTGTGGTTCAACATGATTGTGTATAATGAAAATATCTTACAGAAAGAGGGGTCacggggatttttttttctactctatCTAAATTTCCTGCTCCAATACCTTGCTACACAAGTAAGAACAAGAGTATCTGATCATTTGTGTCGTTTCACGTCTGTCACTGTGTTGATAAATCTCGTGGAGTATTTTCGACCAAGCTTCTTGTCATTCTGTTAGCAAGTTTGAAGACAGGTTTACCATAATCATCGTGCCTGAAACTGACGTTTACAATAATTAaagtaataagaaaaaaaaaacaagcaaagatGGAATTCACCTTTCGTTGAGGAGAAGAAAATGGAGATAGTGTCTTGCCGCCATTTCTGCTTGCTCTCGTAATCTGCGAATCCACCCCAAATGTCAACGACTTTCTTCCCCCGATGATAGGCAGCAAATGCCGCTCCTCCTGTACGGGGATCTCGACCACTCTCAAAGTTTACTCTGTGTCAAAGATAGAACAAGAGTTAATTATTTTTGAAGATtataatttgaatgaaagatCAACTACGAAATAAAGTCCGGAACTATCTGTTCcttattcatttacatatcaaTGTTTCCGTTCCTGATGATTCCTTGTCGTTGTTTGTGCTTTTAGCGATCTCTTATGCTGTACCTACACGCTCAtcctttctcctttctctttATAGTGTAGCTGCCAAGAGTCGATGCTATAGGCTATCACGTTGCACTTCATTATCTTGATTGGAGTGGAATTTTATATGatcagaatgaaaaagaaaagttgatTTATCCCGTTGTCCCTTACATTCACCATTTCAGATAATTTCACAGCCCTTCTATCATGTAAGCACTTCAAAGCTGTTAATTACTCTGACTTGAAATATTCATAGTTCCAGATTGAGATAGTTCTCAACATGCTGGTATTTTCAAGAAGTAGGCAGGTATAACTTTggattttggttttttttatgtctttctAAAATGCTTATAGTATAACACTCTACATGTAACCTCCAATACTATTTTGAACGGAACTCAACTTATATTTTAATTTCTTAGTTTTAGTCAGTTTAATGCGTTTATGTATACGATGAGAAAGCACCTGACGTGTTGTAGATTTTGCTTAATCATCGTTTCGCAGTGGAACAAATAATCTACCTTTGTTTTGCCTTAATAGATGCTTTTTAAAACACATTATAATCTCATTGAACTTGATGCCATTTTTGAACAGGAAGACAGACGAATAGACTTTTAACGACGACTCACCTGAAAGCCTCTAGGACGTCTTCGAATCCGGGAGCTACATATCCCCCTGTAATGACAGGTGGTGGAGTCTGAAAGAACCTTGGCAGGAACACCACCAAGATGGCTGTCACACCTATAAGGGCAGCATTTCTCATCAGCCCCATGATTACAGCAAGGAGTTACCACATTACAATGACTTGGCAGTTTAAACTTCACTCTAAGAATTGTGAGTCAGTATACAACCAAGAACCAGAACGGAGTGTCAGGCCCACCGCTGTTTTATCGTTCGATCAAAGAACAGGCAGTTTGCACTTCACCAGACACAGCAGAACTTGTCTTAAATATTTACCTAGCATAACATGCATTATatatagcaaaagaaaaaaaaatctgctcaGAGAGTGCCTTGGAGCTGGACGAATCTCCACTAGCAAAGTATACACTTTGGACCCTACTCAAACATCATGCGCATTCTTGTCGCTTTTtctttctgtgatttttttttttcagcaaagaaTATTTACCATGAATTGCACTGTCTGTGATTGTCATTTCAatttaccattattatcattaatgagaatataatatacacataattatatatatattatatatatatatatatatatttatatatatatttatatgtacatatatatatgtatacatatattcaatacacacacacacacacacacacacatatatacatatatatatatatatatatatatgagtatctgaatataaaaatgacccaagtccatggaagaccatttcgagtaaacttaaaaaaaaaacttcatatctttttatttgtccaataatattctattaaactgtgatgggaaggcaacattgtatatacaaattagaacataaaagagtttgttcgcaaaaaccgatacgtccatttttgaagattttgaagtgtaaacggtctctgtcataaagtacaaaataataccttttaatgatatattggtcactacaaataaaggtacatttttgaagttgtggtcaaaagaagcaaaaatgttcttattattctctttatttttgttgacctttaatcgcaaatgattatctccatttggcaaatatggacttatcgctttttgcgaacaaactcttcaatatatattattatgacaattaacatttacattcattgtggagaggccattttgtgtgatggacttgggtcgttctttgaatcatatggacttgggtcgttctttgattcatatgcatgatattttgccatagagatgagagaaggac of Diadema setosum chromosome 15, eeDiaSeto1, whole genome shotgun sequence contains these proteins:
- the LOC140239031 gene encoding beta-lactamase domain-containing protein 2-like; the protein is MGLMRNAALIGVTAILVVFLPRFFQTPPPVITGGYVAPGFEDVLEAFRVNFESGRDPRTGGAAFAAYHRGKKVVDIWGGFADYESKQKWRQDTISIFFSSTKGVASVCIAMLVDRGLLDYNKPVAHYWPEFAQKGKEKITVKHMMEHKAGLAVSAPPGLSLDLLQDVAKAGELMARTEPQWKYDGHTHGYHAFTFGPLTNELLRRVDPQHRTLGQFFKEEIAGPFGIDFHIGLPFESNHRVARLLVDHRPVLLQFLDSIQTSDGRQVLKHMIATNSLGEILDNLNEMADFGVFNDPAYRAIELSSANGIGSAAGLAKLYGIISSGGIDPVTNRTLLSKERIDDFLNFEPPSVDRTLGLPLSFSRGMMKIDQFVDGVTMFGHPGAGGQHGCADPRHQVGFAYLSSTMLQYLVGEDPRSNLLVQSLYRCVQKLESH